The following coding sequences lie in one Flavobacterium sediminis genomic window:
- a CDS encoding AraC family transcriptional regulator: MNSEEKLFFKGIYGDDSINMVRETIHIGSFEATGKRHEWLIKPHVHSNLFQIFLIEEGSVEFLINDGSELIEGISFLTIPKNIVHGFKMHPDVKGWVISLHDKSMENMLKLDADIIIRMDEVHIFKYDAEDKLISDAYNTLHKCIYEYHSDLPAKQHALQYLVGMLLLRLYRIPTTSKLSIQIQDNKFTLFYRRFLQLIREKNSFKFGVEEYASLLDISAGYLNKICREVSGQSPKDIIIEYYIDEIKKMLADFELSISDVAYKIELNDPGYLTRLFKKKTGMTPKEYRASIGAK; the protein is encoded by the coding sequence ATGAATTCGGAAGAAAAACTTTTTTTTAAAGGTATCTATGGGGACGATTCCATTAACATGGTTCGGGAAACAATCCATATCGGTTCTTTCGAAGCAACAGGAAAAAGACATGAATGGCTTATTAAGCCACATGTTCATAGTAACCTTTTTCAAATTTTTCTCATTGAAGAAGGTTCTGTTGAGTTTTTGATTAATGATGGCTCCGAATTAATTGAAGGTATTTCTTTTTTAACCATTCCTAAAAATATTGTTCATGGTTTTAAAATGCATCCCGATGTAAAAGGTTGGGTTATTTCGTTGCATGATAAGAGTATGGAAAACATGCTTAAGTTGGATGCTGATATAATTATCAGAATGGATGAAGTACATATTTTTAAGTATGATGCTGAAGACAAGTTAATTAGTGATGCTTATAATACTTTGCACAAGTGTATTTATGAATACCATAGCGATTTACCGGCAAAACAACACGCATTGCAATATCTGGTAGGAATGTTATTGTTACGATTGTATAGGATCCCTACAACTTCTAAATTATCGATACAAATTCAAGATAATAAATTTACTTTATTTTACAGAAGATTCTTACAGTTAATTAGGGAGAAGAATTCATTCAAATTCGGTGTAGAAGAATATGCCTCACTTTTAGATATATCTGCCGGCTATTTAAATAAGATCTGCAGAGAAGTTTCCGGTCAATCACCTAAAGATATTATTATTGAATATTACATTGATGAGATCAAAAAAATGTTAGCTGATTTTGAGTTATCTATATCTGATGTCGCTTATAAAATTGAGCTAAACGATCCTGGTTATTTAACTCGGTTATTTAAAAAGAAAACGGGGATGACTCCAAAAGAATACCGAGCTTCAATAGGTGCTAAATAA
- the mnmG gene encoding tRNA uridine-5-carboxymethylaminomethyl(34) synthesis enzyme MnmG: MSLFQDQYDVIVVGAGHAGCEAAAAAANMGCKTLLVTMNLQNIAQMSCNPAMGGIAKGQIVREIDALGGYSGIVSDKTAIQFKMLNVSKGPAMWSPRCQSDRMRFSEEWRLMLEQTPNLDFYQEMVSGILTENGKLVGVKTGLGLQIKGKTVVLTNGTFLNGLIHIGEKQFGGGRAGESASYGITEDLVNLGFESGRMKTGTPPRVDGRSLDYSKMIEQPGDVNPQKFSYSNQTQPLKEQRSCWMTYTSPEVHDLLREGFDRSPMFNGRIKSIGPRYCPSIEDKINRFADKDRHQLFVEPEGWHTVEVYVNGFSTSLPEDVQFNALRSVAGFENVKFFRPGYAIEYDYFPPTQLKHTLETKLVEGLYFAGQINGTTGYEEAASQGLMAGINAALKVKEEEPLILKRDEAYIGVLIDDLITKGTEEPYRMFTSRAEYRTLLRQDNADLRLTPKGYAIGLAKQERMERMEEKMVKSEAFLQFFRETSVKPEEANPILEAKGSSPMAQPDKMFKVFSRPQLELEDFKKFEKVSEYINEHHLDNEIVEQAEIQVKYSGYIEKEKNHADKLNRLEDVTIPDNFDFDKIRSISIEAKQKLNKIRPKTIAQASRISGVSPSDISVLLIYMGR, from the coding sequence GTGAGTTTATTTCAAGATCAATATGATGTTATAGTTGTAGGTGCAGGTCACGCAGGATGTGAAGCTGCAGCTGCAGCTGCCAATATGGGTTGTAAAACCTTATTGGTTACTATGAATTTGCAAAACATAGCTCAAATGTCTTGTAATCCTGCTATGGGTGGAATCGCAAAAGGACAAATCGTTCGTGAGATTGATGCGTTGGGTGGTTATTCAGGAATTGTTTCTGATAAAACTGCAATCCAATTCAAAATGTTGAACGTTTCAAAAGGCCCTGCTATGTGGTCCCCAAGATGCCAAAGTGATAGAATGCGTTTTTCTGAAGAATGGAGATTGATGTTAGAGCAAACACCTAATTTAGATTTTTATCAGGAAATGGTTTCCGGTATTTTAACCGAGAATGGAAAGTTAGTCGGAGTGAAAACCGGCTTAGGATTACAAATAAAAGGAAAGACGGTTGTGTTGACCAATGGGACTTTTTTGAATGGTTTGATCCATATCGGAGAAAAACAATTCGGAGGTGGCCGTGCCGGAGAAAGTGCTTCTTACGGAATTACAGAAGATCTAGTGAATTTAGGTTTTGAATCCGGGCGAATGAAAACCGGAACGCCGCCACGTGTGGATGGACGTTCTTTAGATTATTCTAAAATGATTGAACAGCCCGGTGATGTGAATCCTCAAAAGTTCTCCTATTCTAATCAAACACAACCTTTAAAAGAACAACGTTCGTGTTGGATGACCTATACATCTCCTGAAGTACATGATTTGTTGCGTGAAGGGTTCGATCGTAGTCCGATGTTTAACGGACGAATAAAAAGTATTGGACCACGTTATTGTCCTTCAATTGAAGATAAGATTAATCGTTTTGCAGATAAAGATCGTCACCAACTTTTTGTAGAACCGGAAGGATGGCATACAGTTGAAGTCTATGTAAATGGTTTTTCTACTTCTTTACCGGAAGATGTTCAATTCAATGCTTTGCGTTCGGTCGCAGGATTTGAAAATGTAAAATTCTTCCGCCCGGGTTATGCTATTGAGTATGACTACTTCCCTCCTACGCAGTTAAAACATACTTTAGAAACCAAATTGGTCGAAGGTCTATATTTCGCCGGACAAATTAACGGAACCACAGGTTATGAAGAAGCAGCTTCTCAAGGTTTAATGGCCGGGATTAATGCGGCATTAAAAGTGAAAGAAGAAGAGCCGTTAATTTTAAAACGTGACGAAGCGTATATTGGTGTTCTTATTGATGACCTGATAACTAAAGGAACAGAAGAACCGTATCGTATGTTCACCTCTCGCGCAGAATACAGAACCTTATTGCGCCAGGATAATGCAGATTTACGTTTAACTCCTAAAGGATATGCCATAGGCTTAGCAAAACAAGAACGTATGGAGCGTATGGAAGAAAAAATGGTTAAATCGGAAGCATTTCTTCAGTTTTTTAGAGAGACCAGTGTAAAACCGGAAGAAGCTAATCCTATTTTAGAAGCAAAAGGATCTTCTCCGATGGCGCAGCCAGATAAAATGTTTAAAGTATTTTCGCGTCCGCAATTAGAATTAGAAGATTTTAAAAAATTCGAAAAGGTAAGTGAATATATTAACGAACATCATTTAGATAACGAAATTGTAGAACAAGCAGAAATTCAGGTCAAATATTCAGGTTATATTGAAAAGGAAAAAAATCATGCTGATAAATTGAATCGATTAGAAGATGTAACTATTCCTGATAATTTCGATTTTGATAAGATTAGATCTATTTCAATAGAAGCAAAACAAAAGTTAAATAAAATAAGACCTAAAACAATTGCACAAGCATCACGTATTAGTGGTGTGTCACCAAGTGATATTTCAGTGCTGTTGATTTATATGGGAAGATAA
- a CDS encoding class I SAM-dependent methyltransferase produces MIFKENNIYINVKDFSVSGESFSLLENVEYGILKTTPTPSLEQLPSYYESEDYISHTDGSRTFFEKIYQRVKKYAIQSKVQLISNFATKGALLDIGAGTGDFLVAAQKQGWHVLGLEPNKKAKTIAKSKGIPFGENLKLIPDQSYDVITMWHVLEHVPDLDYQLEQLKRICKPGGIIVIAVPNYKSYDAKHYKEFWAAYDVPRHLWHFSATSIRKMFSEKNIGLLKIKPMWFDSFYVSLLSEKYKSGKMNPVKAFYIGFASNVYGIFKKEFSSHIYVLKNN; encoded by the coding sequence ATGATATTCAAAGAAAACAATATTTACATAAACGTAAAAGATTTTTCGGTTTCCGGAGAATCTTTTTCTTTGTTAGAAAATGTTGAGTATGGAATTTTAAAAACCACTCCTACTCCATCATTAGAGCAATTGCCTTCTTATTATGAAAGTGAAGATTATATTTCACATACGGATGGTTCACGCACATTTTTTGAAAAAATATACCAAAGAGTAAAAAAATATGCCATTCAAAGCAAAGTGCAATTAATTTCGAATTTTGCAACAAAAGGAGCTTTATTGGACATCGGTGCCGGAACAGGAGATTTTTTAGTTGCTGCTCAAAAACAAGGATGGCATGTTTTAGGTTTGGAACCGAATAAAAAAGCAAAAACAATTGCAAAGAGTAAAGGAATTCCGTTTGGAGAAAATTTAAAACTCATTCCGGATCAGAGTTATGATGTGATTACTATGTGGCATGTTTTGGAACACGTTCCGGATTTGGATTATCAATTAGAACAATTGAAACGAATTTGTAAACCGGGAGGAATTATTGTGATAGCAGTTCCTAATTACAAATCGTATGATGCCAAGCATTACAAAGAATTTTGGGCAGCCTATGATGTTCCTCGTCACCTTTGGCATTTTTCAGCAACATCGATCCGAAAAATGTTTTCTGAGAAAAATATCGGGTTATTAAAAATTAAACCGATGTGGTTTGATAGTTTTTATGTGAGCTTATTGTCAGAAAAATATAAAAGCGGAAAAATGAATCCGGTCAAAGCATTTTATATCGGTTTTGCTTCAAATGTATATGGAATCTTTAAAAAGGAATTTTCATCACACATTTACGTCTTAAAAAACAACTAA
- the ybeY gene encoding rRNA maturation RNase YbeY translates to MISFNYEIDFALENEDLYSEWIESVVESEGKTLGEINYIFCNDEYLHQINMQYLNHDTLTDIISFDYTEGDIISGDIFLSIERVKDNAKDFEVPFSEELKRVMAHGVLHYCGYKDKSEADEQLMRAKEEEKIVMFHVKH, encoded by the coding sequence ATGATTAGTTTTAACTACGAAATTGATTTTGCTTTAGAAAATGAAGATTTATATTCAGAGTGGATTGAGTCTGTTGTTGAATCTGAAGGAAAAACTCTTGGCGAAATCAATTATATATTTTGTAATGATGAGTATTTGCATCAGATCAATATGCAATATTTAAACCACGATACATTAACTGATATTATTAGTTTTGATTATACAGAAGGGGATATTATTAGTGGTGATATTTTTCTTTCTATTGAGCGTGTAAAAGATAATGCCAAGGATTTCGAGGTTCCCTTTTCTGAAGAGCTAAAAAGAGTAATGGCTCATGGTGTTTTACATTATTGTGGTTATAAAGATAAGTCTGAAGCTGATGAGCAATTAATGAGAGCTAAAGAAGAAGAAAAAATAGTAATGTTCCACGTGAAACATTAA
- a CDS encoding SPFH domain-containing protein, with translation MYIVLGVIVIFIISLFFTVKQQTSVIIERFGKFNSIRNSGLQLKIPIIDRVAGRVNLRIQQLDVIIETKTKDNVFVKLKVSVQFKVLQDKVYEAFYKLEYPHDQITSYVFDVVRAEVPKLKLDDVFERKDDIAIAVKRELNEAMSTYGYDIINTLITDIDPDIQVKNAMNRINAADREKTAAEYEAEASRIRIVAKAKAEAESKRLQGQGIADQRREIARGLVESVDVLNKVGINSQEASALIVVTQHYDTLQSIGSDTNSNLILLPNSPQAGSDMLNNMVASFTASNQVGEAMKKAAKKKSSEDDQEA, from the coding sequence ATGTACATTGTTCTCGGAGTAATCGTTATTTTTATTATTTCCTTATTTTTTACCGTTAAACAACAAACTTCTGTAATTATAGAACGTTTCGGGAAGTTTAATAGTATACGTAATTCTGGTTTACAGTTAAAAATTCCTATAATTGACAGAGTAGCCGGAAGAGTTAACTTAAGAATTCAACAGTTAGACGTTATTATTGAAACTAAAACTAAAGACAACGTATTCGTAAAACTTAAAGTTTCCGTTCAGTTTAAAGTATTGCAAGACAAAGTATACGAAGCGTTTTATAAATTAGAATATCCTCACGATCAGATTACATCCTATGTTTTTGACGTAGTTCGTGCTGAAGTTCCGAAACTAAAATTAGACGATGTTTTCGAAAGAAAAGATGATATTGCAATTGCTGTAAAAAGAGAATTAAACGAAGCCATGTCAACTTATGGGTATGACATTATCAATACTTTAATTACTGATATTGATCCGGATATTCAGGTTAAAAATGCAATGAACCGTATTAATGCCGCTGATCGTGAAAAAACTGCTGCTGAATATGAAGCGGAAGCATCACGTATCAGAATTGTAGCCAAAGCTAAAGCAGAAGCGGAAAGTAAAAGATTACAAGGTCAGGGTATTGCAGATCAACGTAGAGAAATTGCACGTGGTTTAGTAGAATCAGTAGATGTGTTGAATAAAGTAGGCATCAATTCTCAGGAAGCATCTGCATTAATTGTGGTAACGCAACATTATGATACTTTACAATCAATCGGTAGTGATACAAATAGTAACCTGATCCTGTTACCTAATTCTCCACAAGCGGGAAGTGACATGTTAAACAATATGGTAGCTAGTTTCACAGCAAGTAATCAAGTTGGCGAAGCCATGAAAAAAGCAGCTAAAAAGAAAAGCTCAGAAGATGACCAAGAAGCTTAA